TGTCGTGCTGCCCGGTCGCGGAGCGCGACGGGGCACCACCGATCCTTTCACGTCCCGCAGGCCACCGGGGTCACGGTCCGCGTGGCGGACATCCGGCGTCCGCGATCGCGGCCGGTCCGGGCCGGCCCGCGGGGTCAGCCTGCCAGCGCCGCCTCGCCTGCCGCTCGCATCGCGGCCAGCGGCCCGCGCGGCACCCCGGTGAACCGCTCGAACTGGAGCACCGCCTGATGCACCAGCAGGTCCAGCCCGCCCAGCACGGTGCCGCCGCGCTCCAGGCAGGCCGCGGCGAGCTTGGTCGGCCACGGGTGGTACAGCACGTCGAACAGCACGCCCGGCGCGTCGGTCAGCCCGGCCGCGAAGGCGTCGGTGGCCCCGACCGGCGTGGTGGACACCGTCAGCGGTCCGGCCAGCGCCCGGGCCGACTCCGCCCAGTCCGCGGTGCGCACCGGCACGGCCAGCTGCTCGCCCAGCGCCCGCATCTCGGCGGCCCGTTCGGCGCTGCGCACGTACACCGTGACCTCGCCGTCGCAGAGCTGGCCGAGCGCGGCGAGCGCGGAGGAGGCGGTGGCGCCCGCGCCCAGTACGGCGGCGGACTCCACCCGGTCGACGCCGCGTTCGCGCAGCGCGTTGACCAGGCCGGGGACGTCGGTGTTGTGGCCGTGCCGGCGCCCGTCGGCGTCGAACACCACGGTGTTGACGGCGTCCACGGCGCGGGCGGTGTCGCTGACGGTGTCCAGCAGCGGCCGGATCGCCCGCTTCAGCGGCATGGTGAGCGACAGGCCGGCCCACTCGGCGGGGTCGAGGGCGGTGACGAACGCCTCCAGGGTCGACTCGTCGATCTCGTGGCGGCCGTAGTGCCAGTCGGTGAGGCCGAGCGCGGCGTAGCCCGCGGTGTGCAGCACCGGCGAGAGCGAGTGGGCGATCGGCGAGCCGAGCACGGCGGCCCGGTGCTGACTGGTCACGAGGCGGCCTTCCGGGAGTCCGGGGTTCGAGGGGTGCGGTGCAGGTACACGTCGACCGGGTCCTCGGCCTCCAGCGCGAAGCCGTGCCGTTCGTAGAGCCGCCGGGCGGGGCTGCCCTGCAGCACGTTCAGCCGGACGTCCAGGCCGTCCAGGTCCGCGCGCTCCAGCGCGGCGCGCAGCACGGCGGTGCCCACGCCGCGGCCGTGCAGCGCCGGGTCGAGGTAGAAGTGCTCCAGCAGCAGGGTGCCGGCCCGGTCGTCGGGGCGCACCGCCACGCAGCCGGCCGGCGAGGGGAAGCCGGGCACCTCGACCACCGAGGTGTGCTCGGGCCGGTACGCGTCGCGCAGCCGCTGGCGGACCTTGTGCTCGTCGTATCGGCCGAGGCGCTCCAGGTCGGGGCGCATCGCCGCGGCGCGCAGCTCGACCAGCGGTTCCAGGTCGGCGGCGGTGGCGGGGCGCAACTGCCAGGCGGGGGCGGTCACTCGGCGCCCCGGCGGGTGCGGGCGGTCCAGCGGCCCTCGCTGTGGCCGATCCGGATCGGGTGCCGGAAGCAGTCGGAGACCAGCTCGGTGGTGAGCACCTCGGCGGCCGGGCCGGCGGCGGTGACCAGGCCGTCGCGCAGCAGCAGGGCGTGGCTGGTGCTCTCGGGCAGCTCCTCCAGGTGGTGGGTGACCAGCACGGAGGCCACCTCGGGGAAGCGGCGGCGCAACTCGTCCAGGCTCTCCAGGAGTTGCTCACGAGCCGTCAGGTCGAGTCCGGTGGCGGGCTCGTCGAGCAGCAGCAGCCGGGGCTCGGGCATCAGCGAGCGGGCGATCAGCACCCGGCCGCGCTCGCCCTGCGAGAGCGTCGTCCACGGGCTCTCGGCGCGGTGGCCGATGCCCAGGGTGCGGATCAACTCCTCGGCGTGGTCGAGCTGTTCGGCGGTCGGCTTGCGGAACGGGTCGGGCTCGATGGACTGCGTGGTGCCGGTCAGCACCACCTGGCGGACCGTCAGCGGGGAGCGCAGCGGGTGTCGCGGGTTGACGTGCCCGAGGTGGCCGCGCAGCTCCCGGACGTCAACCCGCCCGAGCTGCCGGCCGAGGACCTTGACCGTCCCGGCCGTGGGGTGCTCGACCGCGCCGAGCAGCGACAGCAGGGTGCTCTTGCCCGCGCCGTTGGCCCCGAGCACCGCCCAGTGCTCCCCCGCCCGGACGGTCAGCGACACGTCCGTCAGCAGGTACTGCCCGCCGCGGACCACGTCGACGTGCGCGGCCTCCAGCAGGGCCGGTTCGGACGGGTGCGGCGTCTCCGGTGTCTCCATTCGGATCACGCTACCCGCTCCCCCCGGCCGTCCCGCAAAGCCATATCGACTGGCGGACGGCCGGGTTCCGCCCGGTCAGGAGCTGCAGGTGACGGACTTGGAGTCGAACTTGAGGCCGCGCGAGATGCACCAGTTCTTGGTGTTCTCGGCGTGCTCGGCGCCGGTGGCGGCGAACTTGGTCTCCTGCGGCGACACGGCCAGCCAGAACACCCAGTCGCCCGGAGTCGGGTTGAGGACGGCCTGCAGCGCCTCCTCGCCGGGGTTGCCGATCGGGGTCGGCGGCAGGCCCGGGTTGATGTACGAGTTGTACTTCAGCGAGCCGTCGTTGATCTCCTGCGAGGTCAGCTTGGTGCGGCCGAGCTGGTACTGCAGGGTGGTGTCCAGCGCGAGCTTGTGCTGGGTGACGTTGGTGGTGAGGCGGTTGGAGATGGCGCGGGCCATCTTGCCGAAGTCCTCGGAGTTGTTGCCCTCGGCCTGCAGGATGCTGGCCTCGGTGACCACCTCGTAGGCGTTCTTCAGCCCGATCTTCTGCGCGGCCTCGTCCAGCTTGAGGTCGTTGTAGTGCTGGACCGCGCTGGCCACCATCTGCTTCAGCAGGTCCTCGGGCTTCATCCCGTCGGTGACCGAGTAGCGGGCCGGGAAGAGGAAGCCCTCCGGGTTGTTGTTGGCGTACGCGGGCAGGCCCAGGCTTACGGCCTGGCTCTTCGCGATGTTCGCGGTGGTGCCCGGCGGGACCTTCAGCTTGCCGTCGATCTTGGTGTAGATGTCCGTGGACTTCATGCCCTCGGCGAAGACCAGCACGTTGCCGCCGTTGGACTCCACCAGCTCGTTGACGGCCGCCGCGGCGGACATCTGGTGGCGCAGCGTGTAGATGCCCGGCTGGATGCTGCGGCCCTTGGGGTTCTTCTCGTAGGCCGCGCTGAACGCGCCGATGCTCTTGACCACGCCGGCGTCCTTCAGCGTCTTGCCGATGTCGCCGCCGCCCGCGCCTTCCTTGACGGTGATGTTCACCGAGCCGGCGCCGTCGCCCTTGAAGTCCGGCGGCGGGCCGAAGTTGTCCTGGTAGAAGCCGTAGCCCCACCAGCCGGCGCCGCCCATGCCGCCGAGCAGCACCAGCGCGACCACCAGGCAGGCGCCGCGGTTGCGGCGGCCGGACTTCTTGCCCTTCTCCTTGCGCTTGCGCTCGGCCTCGCGCGAGTTGTCCTCGTCGGCGAAGAAGGAGTCGTCCTCCTCCTCGTCGTACTCGTCCTCGGCCCACTGCTCGTGCTCGTCGAGCTCCTCGGCGGGCTCGGCGACCCGGGCGCCGGGCACGGCCGACGGGTTGTCGAGGGCGGCGGCCTCCGCCTCCCAGTCGATGCCGTCGGGGCCGGGACCGCTCACCGGTGCCGGCTGCGGCGCGGGACGCTGCTGCTGCATCGCCTGCTGCGGCTGCTGGCCGTAGCCCGGCCGGCCCGGCTGATGGCCGTACTGGTCGCCCATCGGCATCTGCTGCTGGGGCTGCTGCCCCTGCTGCGGGAAGCCCTGCTGCGGGGCGAACCGCCCCTGCTGCATCCCGGGCTGCTGGACGAACTGCTGCTGCCCGCCCAGGCTCTGGCCCTGCTGCGGATACCCCTGGGGGTGCTGCTGCCCGTAGCCCTGCTGCTGCGGGTAGCCCTGCTGACCCATCGGCATCTGCGGCTGGCCGCCCTGCGGGTAGCCCTGCTGACCCATGCCCTGCGGCTGGACGAACTGCTGCTGGCCGCCGAGGCTCTGGTCCTGCTGCGGGTACCCCTGGGGGTACTGCTGCTGCTGGCCGTACGGGGCCTGGGGTTGCTGTTCCCCGGGGTACCACGGCTGGTCGCCCTGGGCGCCGTAGCGCCCGCTCTGATCAGTCATCGTTCCCCTTACAGCGTCCAGGGTGTCCGTCGAACCGGCGTGCTAGGGACCAGCACGTGGTGGGAGACGTTACCGTACCGCAGCGTAGCCAAAATCCGTCAGTGCCCGGAGTTCACGGGGACGGGCTGGTGGAGGCGGGCGGCGAGCCGTGCTGGGCGCGGTAGGCGTTGAACTCCTCGACGTTCTTGCGCTGCTGCTCCTCGCTGTCGGTGAAGCGGGTGTCGCCGGGGCTGACCGTGACGAAGTACAGCCAGTCACCGTCGGCGGGGTGGACGGCGGCCCGCAGTGCGTCGCTGCCGGGGTTGCCGATGGGGGTCGGGGGCAGTCCCGGGTGGGCGTAGGTGTTGAACGGGGAGTCGAGCTTGGTGTCGGCCTCGGTGGTGGTGAGGGTGGAGCGGCCGAGCGCGTAGTTGATGGTGGAGTCGAGCTGCAGCGGCATGTTCTTGGCCAGCCGGTTGTAGACGACCCGGGCGACCTTCGCCATGTCCTCGGGGTTGTCGGCCTCGGCCTGGGCGAGGCTGGCGACCGCCAGCACGCCGTACGGGGAGAGGTTGTTGGCGGTGGCGGCCTGCGCGAGCCCGTCGCCGGCCAGCGTCGAGCCCGCCTCCTTGACCATCTCCTGAAGGAGCGTCAGCGCGGTGGTGTCGCCGGTCACGGGGTAGGTCGCGGGGTAGAGGTAGCCCTCCAGGTGGCCGGCCGCGTCGGCGGGCAGGCCGAGCTCGGCGAGGTGCTGCTCGGCGGTGGACTTGGCGGTACCGGCTGCCAGGCCGAGCCGGCTGTCGATCGCGGCGTAGACCTGGGTGGAGCGCCAACCCTCGGGGATGGTCAGGGCGTTGGCGTTGGAGGGGTCGAGCAGCACGTTGAGCGCCGAGGCCGCCGACATCTTCTCCTTCAGGGTGTACGTCCCCGGGTGGATCTTGTCGCCGGCCGGGCTCTTGGCCGCGGCCTCGGTGAACGCCTGGGTGGAGGCGATCACGTGCTTGGCCGTCAGGGCCTTGCCGATCTGGGTGATGCTGGCGCCCTGCGCCACCGACACCTGGACCTGCCCGCTGCCGTTGCCCGCGAAGTCCGGGGCGGGCTGCTTGCCCTCGGGCCACATCAGGAACACCGCGAGGGCCAGCGCCGTCGCCACCCCGACCAGGCCCGCGATGCTCAGGCAGCAGGCGGCTCCGGTGCGCACCTGCTGCGGGTCGGGCGGTTCGACGCCGTACGGCAGGCCGGGCGGGGCCCCCTCGGGCTCGACGACGGGGGCGCCGAGGTGACCGGGGGTCAGTCCGGGTGCGGTGTACGGGTCGGTCAAGGCGGGGCCTTCCGGCGGCGGGCAGCGGTCGGGGGCCCGTGCGGACGCGCGTCCGCACGGGCCCCCGATCGGAAGCTAGCCCGAACCGATCAGATGACCGGGTCGACACTCTCACCGGGTGCGCGCCCGCTCACCCGTTCGGTCTCAAGCGCCGACTGCAGGATCACCACGGCGGCGGCCTGGTCGATCACCGAACGGCCCTTCTTCGCGGACCGCCCGGAGGCCCGCAGCCCGGCGGCGGCGGTGACCGTGGTCATCCGCTCGTCCACCAGCCGCACCCCGACCGGGTACAGCAGGCCGGCCAGCCGGCCCGCGTAATCCCGGACCTTGGCGGCGGCCGGGCCCTCCTTGCCGTTCAGCGAACGCGGCAGGCCGACCACCACCTCGATCGCCTCGTACTCCTCGACGATCGCCTTCAGCCGGGCCTGCGAGCGGCCCCCGGCGGGGACGGTCTCCACCGGCGTGGCGATCAGCCCGTCGGGGTCGCAGACCGCGACCCCGATCCGGGCGTCGCCCACGTCAACGGCGATCCGCCGGCCGCGCCGGAAGACCTTCTCCTCGATGTGGGGCTCCTCGCTCACGCGCGCTCGGCCACCAGTGCCCGCACGGCCTCGATCGCGTCCGCGACGGCGGCCGGGTCGGTGCCGCCGCCCTGCGCGACGTCGTCCTTGCCGCCACCGCCGCCGCCGAGCGTCTTCGCCGCGGCGCGGACCAGCTCGCCCGCCTTGATGCCGCGCCCGCGGGCGTCCTCGTTGGTGGCGATCACGGTCAGCGGGCGGTCGTTCGCGACGGTGAACGCGGCGACCACGGCCGGGCGCGAGCCGAGCCGGGCCCGGACGTCCAGCACCAGCTTGCGCAGCTCGTCCGCACCGGTGCCGTCACCGACCCGGGCGGCGACCAGGGCCACGCCCCGGACGTCCTCCGCACCCTCGGCGAGGCCCGCGGCGGCCTGCAGCACCTTCTCCGCGCGGAACTTCTCGATCTCCTTCTCGGCGTCCTTGAGCTTGCCGAGCATCCCGGCGATCTTCTCCGGCAGCTCCTCCGGGCGGCCCTTGACCAGCTCGGTCAGCTGGGACACCACGGTGTGCTCGCGGGCCAGGAACTTGTACGCGTCGACGCCGACCAGCGCCTCCACCCGGCGCACGCCGGAGCCGATCGAGGACTCCCCGAGCAGCTTCACCAGGCCCAGCTGGGCGGTGTTGCCGACGTGCGTGCCGCCGCACAGCTCCTTGGAGAAGTCGCCGATGGTGACCACCCGCACCGAGTCGCCGTACTTCTCGCCGAACATCGCGATGGCGCCCTGCTTGCGGGCCTGGTCCATCGTCATCACCTCGGCGGTGACGTCGAGTTCGCGGACCAGCACCTCGTTGATCTTCTGCTCGACGTCCGCCAGCACCGAGCCCGGCACCGCGGCGGGCGAGCCGAAGTCGAAGCGGAAGCGGCCCGGTGCGTTCTCCGAACCGGCCTGCGCGGCCGTCGGACCGAGCGCGTCGCGCAGCGCCTGGTGGGTGAGGTGCGTCGCCGAGTGGGCGCGCGAGACCGCGCGGCGGCGGTCGGTGTCGATGGTGGCGTACGCGGACGCACCGAGCACCACCTCGCCGAACAGCACGCCGCCGGAGTGCACCGTCACGCCGGGCACCGGCTGCTGCACGTCGCGGATCTCGACCACCGCACCGGAGTCGAGGCGGATCCGGCCGTGGTCGGCGAGCTGGCCGCCGCCCTCGGCGTAGAACGGGGTGCGGTCGAGGACGATCTCGACCTCGTCGCCCTCGGTGGCGGCCGGCGAGGGCACGCCGTCCACCAGCAGGCCGACCACGGTGGCCTCGCCCTCGGTGTGGGCGTAGCCGGTGAACACGGACGCACCGGCCCGGTCCGCGACCTCGCGGTACGCGGCGACGTCGGCGTGGCCCATCTTCTTGGCCTTGGCGTCCGCCTTGGCGCGGTCGCGCTGCTCCTGCATCAGGCGGCGGAAGCCGGCCTCGTCGACCTGGAGGCCCTGCTCCTCGGCCATCTCCAGGGTCAGGTCGATCGGGAAGCCGTAGGTGTCGTGCAGCTTGAACGCCTGGTCGCCGGAGAGCACCGCGCCGCCGGACTGCTTGGTCTCGGTGACCGCGGCGTCCAGCAGGCTGGTGCCGGAGCGCAGGGTCTGCAGGAAGGCGTTCTCCTCGGCGACCACGACCGTCTCGATGCGCTTGCGGTCGGACTCCAGCTCCGGGTACTGCGGGGCCATCGCCTTGATGGAGACGTCGATCAGGTCCTTGGCGACCGGCTCGGTGGCGCCGAGCAGCCGCATGTTGCGGATCGCCCGGCGCAGGATGCGGCGCAGCACGTAGCCGCGGCCCTCGTTGCCGGGGGTGACGCCGTCGCCGACCAGCATCAGCGCGGTGCGGAAGTGGTCGGTGACCACGCGCAGCGAGACGTCCGACTTGTGGTCGGCGCCGTAGCGGTGGCCGGTGAGCTCGGCGGCGCGGTCGAGGATCATCCGCGAGGTGTCGATCTCGAAGAGGTTGTCGACGCCCTGCAGGACGGCGGCCAGGCGCTCCAGGCCGAGGCCGGTGTCGATGTTCTTGCTCGGCAGGTCGCCGAGGATCTCGAACCCGTCCTTGCCGTCGCCGTGGCCGCGCTCGTACTGCATGAAGACCAGGTTCCAGATCTCCAGGTAGCGCTCGCCGTTGACCGCCGGGCCGCCCTCCTCGCCGTACGCGGGGCCGCGGTCGTAGTTGATCTCCGAGCACGGGCCGCACGGGCCGGGGACGCCCATCGACCAGAAGTTGTCCTTCATGCCCAGGCGCTGGATCCGCTCGGACGGGACGCCGATGACGTCGCGCCAGATCTGCTCGGCCTCGTCGTCGTCCTGGTAGACGGTGATCCAGAGCTTCTCCGGCTCCAGGCCGTAGCCGCCGTCCGCGACGGAGCTGGTGAGCAGCTCCCAGGCGAACGTGATGGCGCCTTCCTTGAAGTAGTCGCCGAACGAGAAGTTGCCGCACATCTGGAAGAAGGAGCCGTGCCGGGTGGTCTTCCCGACCTCCTCGATGTCCAGCGTGCGGACGCACTTCTGCACGCTGGTGGCGCGCGAGAACTGCGGCTTGATCTCACCCAGGAAGTACGGCTTGAACGGCACCATGCCGGCGTTCACCAGCAGCAGGGTGGGGTCGTCGGCGACCAGCGAGGCCGACGGTACGACGGTGTGGCCGCGCTCCTCGAAGAAGCGCAGCCAGCGGCGGCGGATCTCTGCCGACTCCATCAGTGGGGGTCCTTCCGATCGGTCGTGCTGCCCGGCAGCTCGCGCTGGCGGGGCTTGGCAACGATGGTCTGGGGGGTGCTGCGGCGCGGACTGCGCGACGGAGGCAGGGCGGCGGCCGGGGAGCCCGGGGCCGCCGAGATAGCTCGGTCGCCGCCGGTGCCGGCCGCACCGCTCAGGGCGCGCCGGCGCGGCGGCTCGACCACCGCGGAGCCGTCCAGGCCGAGGTCGGCGCGCAGCTGCTGCTCGCGCTCGGCCATGCCGGACTTCACGTCCCGCGCGAAGCGCTTGGCGGCGTCGCCGAGGTGGAGCGCGCCGCGGGCCGCGGTGCCTGACAGCGAGTCAGGGGTGAGGCGGTGCACCGCCTCGTTGGCCTTGTTCATGGCCCAGACGGTGGCGCCCGCGCCGACCGCCATCCAGAAGATCCTGCGCACCATCGCCCGTCAGCCCCTCACGGCCCGGCGGACCCGGGCCAGCAGCCCGCCGCGCGGCGCGGTCGCCGCGCGCACCTCGGCCCGGATCAGCCGGGCCAACTCCTCGCGCTCACCTGCCTGCTGGGGCACCGTCGGCCCGGCGTTGCGGCGCGCCGCGGCCTTGCGCACGCCGTAGCTGAACGCGGCCATCTTCACCAGCGGCCCGCCCAGGGTGGCCGCCACGGTGGAGGACAGCGCCTTGGCGTCGGCCGCGGCGTCCTGCACGTTGGCGGTGATCTCGTCGACCCGCTCCAACTGCTCGTGCGCGCTGCGGACCGCGGCGTTCGCGTCCTGCAGCAGCGGCACGGCCTGCTCGGTGACGGCGGCGACCAGCACGGTGGCCTCCCGCAGCACCTTGGACAGCCGCACCAGCACCACGGCGAGCAGGGTGACCAGGACCGCCCAGAAGACGGCGACCAGCAGACCGGCCAGCTCTCCCACGGACACCTTCGCGCGCTCCCTCGCCTGTGCTGGTCCCATTCGTGCAATCCCAGGGTTGAACCCTACCGTGACTGCCGGTCGCTCCCCGACCGGATATCCCCCGGTACGGCCCCGTCCCGACCCGGTCGGATGTGCGAACACGGCGCGTAACCTACCGCCAGGTCACCTCGTTGGGGGATTGGCTCGCGGAACGCGGGCCGCCCGGTTCCGGATTCTCCGGATTCCCGGTGGTTCCTACCTGACGGGGGCGTCTCTTGGACAGCAAGTCGGCAGCGTCCAGAAGTCCGGGCCGGCTGCCCGCCGAAGTCACCAGCTTCGTCGGCCGGACGGCCGAACTCGACGCGCTGGCCGCCCTGGTGGCCCGCACCCGGCTGGTCACGGTGACCGGCGCCGGCGGTGTCGGCAAGTCCCGGCTGGCGCTGCGCGCCGCCGGCCGGCTCGCCGACGGGTTCCCGGACGGCGCGCACCTGGTCGAGATCGGCCCGGTGCAGGACGGGCTGCTGCTCGGCCACGCGGTGCTGGAGGCGCTGCGGCTGACCGACCACACCGCTCGCCCGCCGCTGGACGTGCTGGTCGAGCAACTCGCCGACCGCCGCCTGCTGCTGGTGCTGGACGGCTGCGAGCACCTGGTCGAGGCCTGCGCCGAGCTGGTCGACGCGCTGCTGCGGGCGGCGCCCGGCCTGCGGGTGCTGGC
The DNA window shown above is from Streptomyces sp. TLI_171 and carries:
- a CDS encoding shikimate dehydrogenase translates to MTSQHRAAVLGSPIAHSLSPVLHTAGYAALGLTDWHYGRHEIDESTLEAFVTALDPAEWAGLSLTMPLKRAIRPLLDTVSDTARAVDAVNTVVFDADGRRHGHNTDVPGLVNALRERGVDRVESAAVLGAGATASSALAALGQLCDGEVTVYVRSAERAAEMRALGEQLAVPVRTADWAESARALAGPLTVSTTPVGATDAFAAGLTDAPGVLFDVLYHPWPTKLAAACLERGGTVLGGLDLLVHQAVLQFERFTGVPRGPLAAMRAAGEAALAG
- a CDS encoding GNAT family N-acetyltransferase; translated protein: MTAPAWQLRPATAADLEPLVELRAAAMRPDLERLGRYDEHKVRQRLRDAYRPEHTSVVEVPGFPSPAGCVAVRPDDRAGTLLLEHFYLDPALHGRGVGTAVLRAALERADLDGLDVRLNVLQGSPARRLYERHGFALEAEDPVDVYLHRTPRTPDSRKAAS
- a CDS encoding ABC transporter ATP-binding protein: METPETPHPSEPALLEAAHVDVVRGGQYLLTDVSLTVRAGEHWAVLGANGAGKSTLLSLLGAVEHPTAGTVKVLGRQLGRVDVRELRGHLGHVNPRHPLRSPLTVRQVVLTGTTQSIEPDPFRKPTAEQLDHAEELIRTLGIGHRAESPWTTLSQGERGRVLIARSLMPEPRLLLLDEPATGLDLTAREQLLESLDELRRRFPEVASVLVTHHLEELPESTSHALLLRDGLVTAAGPAAEVLTTELVSDCFRHPIRIGHSEGRWTARTRRGAE
- the mltG gene encoding endolytic transglycosylase MltG, with the translated sequence MTDQSGRYGAQGDQPWYPGEQQPQAPYGQQQQYPQGYPQQDQSLGGQQQFVQPQGMGQQGYPQGGQPQMPMGQQGYPQQQGYGQQHPQGYPQQGQSLGGQQQFVQQPGMQQGRFAPQQGFPQQGQQPQQQMPMGDQYGHQPGRPGYGQQPQQAMQQQRPAPQPAPVSGPGPDGIDWEAEAAALDNPSAVPGARVAEPAEELDEHEQWAEDEYDEEEDDSFFADEDNSREAERKRKEKGKKSGRRNRGACLVVALVLLGGMGGAGWWGYGFYQDNFGPPPDFKGDGAGSVNITVKEGAGGGDIGKTLKDAGVVKSIGAFSAAYEKNPKGRSIQPGIYTLRHQMSAAAAVNELVESNGGNVLVFAEGMKSTDIYTKIDGKLKVPPGTTANIAKSQAVSLGLPAYANNNPEGFLFPARYSVTDGMKPEDLLKQMVASAVQHYNDLKLDEAAQKIGLKNAYEVVTEASILQAEGNNSEDFGKMARAISNRLTTNVTQHKLALDTTLQYQLGRTKLTSQEINDGSLKYNSYINPGLPPTPIGNPGEEALQAVLNPTPGDWVFWLAVSPQETKFAATGAEHAENTKNWCISRGLKFDSKSVTCSS
- the mltG gene encoding endolytic transglycosylase MltG, which encodes MTDPYTAPGLTPGHLGAPVVEPEGAPPGLPYGVEPPDPQQVRTGAACCLSIAGLVGVATALALAVFLMWPEGKQPAPDFAGNGSGQVQVSVAQGASITQIGKALTAKHVIASTQAFTEAAAKSPAGDKIHPGTYTLKEKMSAASALNVLLDPSNANALTIPEGWRSTQVYAAIDSRLGLAAGTAKSTAEQHLAELGLPADAAGHLEGYLYPATYPVTGDTTALTLLQEMVKEAGSTLAGDGLAQAATANNLSPYGVLAVASLAQAEADNPEDMAKVARVVYNRLAKNMPLQLDSTINYALGRSTLTTTEADTKLDSPFNTYAHPGLPPTPIGNPGSDALRAAVHPADGDWLYFVTVSPGDTRFTDSEEQQRKNVEEFNAYRAQHGSPPASTSPSP
- the ruvX gene encoding Holliday junction resolvase RuvX codes for the protein MEEKVFRRGRRIAVDVGDARIGVAVCDPDGLIATPVETVPAGGRSQARLKAIVEEYEAIEVVVGLPRSLNGKEGPAAAKVRDYAGRLAGLLYPVGVRLVDERMTTVTAAAGLRASGRSAKKGRSVIDQAAAVVILQSALETERVSGRAPGESVDPVI
- the alaS gene encoding alanine--tRNA ligase; translation: MESAEIRRRWLRFFEERGHTVVPSASLVADDPTLLLVNAGMVPFKPYFLGEIKPQFSRATSVQKCVRTLDIEEVGKTTRHGSFFQMCGNFSFGDYFKEGAITFAWELLTSSVADGGYGLEPEKLWITVYQDDDEAEQIWRDVIGVPSERIQRLGMKDNFWSMGVPGPCGPCSEINYDRGPAYGEEGGPAVNGERYLEIWNLVFMQYERGHGDGKDGFEILGDLPSKNIDTGLGLERLAAVLQGVDNLFEIDTSRMILDRAAELTGHRYGADHKSDVSLRVVTDHFRTALMLVGDGVTPGNEGRGYVLRRILRRAIRNMRLLGATEPVAKDLIDVSIKAMAPQYPELESDRKRIETVVVAEENAFLQTLRSGTSLLDAAVTETKQSGGAVLSGDQAFKLHDTYGFPIDLTLEMAEEQGLQVDEAGFRRLMQEQRDRAKADAKAKKMGHADVAAYREVADRAGASVFTGYAHTEGEATVVGLLVDGVPSPAATEGDEVEIVLDRTPFYAEGGGQLADHGRIRLDSGAVVEIRDVQQPVPGVTVHSGGVLFGEVVLGASAYATIDTDRRRAVSRAHSATHLTHQALRDALGPTAAQAGSENAPGRFRFDFGSPAAVPGSVLADVEQKINEVLVRELDVTAEVMTMDQARKQGAIAMFGEKYGDSVRVVTIGDFSKELCGGTHVGNTAQLGLVKLLGESSIGSGVRRVEALVGVDAYKFLAREHTVVSQLTELVKGRPEELPEKIAGMLGKLKDAEKEIEKFRAEKVLQAAAGLAEGAEDVRGVALVAARVGDGTGADELRKLVLDVRARLGSRPAVVAAFTVANDRPLTVIATNEDARGRGIKAGELVRAAAKTLGGGGGGKDDVAQGGGTDPAAVADAIEAVRALVAERA
- a CDS encoding DUF6167 family protein — translated: MVRRIFWMAVGAGATVWAMNKANEAVHRLTPDSLSGTAARGALHLGDAAKRFARDVKSGMAEREQQLRADLGLDGSAVVEPPRRRALSGAAGTGGDRAISAAPGSPAAALPPSRSPRRSTPQTIVAKPRQRELPGSTTDRKDPH
- a CDS encoding DUF948 domain-containing protein — its product is MSVGELAGLLVAVFWAVLVTLLAVVLVRLSKVLREATVLVAAVTEQAVPLLQDANAAVRSAHEQLERVDEITANVQDAAADAKALSSTVAATLGGPLVKMAAFSYGVRKAAARRNAGPTVPQQAGEREELARLIRAEVRAATAPRGGLLARVRRAVRG